Proteins encoded together in one Procambarus clarkii isolate CNS0578487 chromosome 71, FALCON_Pclarkii_2.0, whole genome shotgun sequence window:
- the LOC123745555 gene encoding PXMP2/4 family protein 4 isoform X2: MAKLLKAIKRVGEHYPIVRGMATYSVLWPTSNLVQQSLDKTRDKYDLMESVRYLVFGTFATAPTVYAWVRLASIIVKGNTLKHAIYKAGLEQIVFAPAAQTQFYLGITLLEGRPWAECVQEWKEKLIPTWKVGVCIWPLVQTINFAYVAEKNRVVVVSVASFMWTIFLSYMHHLDQDSLPLFLRSKPTVSNRQSQAAGDAMADIRPHKLWND, translated from the exons ATGGCAAAATTATTGAAAGCAATAAAGAGGGTTGGAGAGCATTACCCCATTGTGCGTGGGATGGCAACCTACTCGGTGTTGTGGCCCACCTCCAACCTGGTGCAACAGTCTCTGGACAAAACTCGAGATAAGTATGACTTGATGGAGTCGGTACGTTACCTCGTTTTTGGAACATTTGCCACAGCCCCGACAGTGTATGCTTGGGTGAGACTCGCTAGtataattgtcaaaggaaacacaCTCAAGCATGCAATCTACAAG GCTGGCTTGGAGCAGATTGTGTTTGCGCCAGCAGCTCAGACACAGTTCTACCTGGGCATCACCTTGCTGGAGGGGCGACCATGGGCCGAGTGTGTCCAAGAATGGAAGGAGAAACTCATTCCTACGTGGAAG GTTGGTGTCTGCATTTGGCCATTGGTTCAAACAatcaactttgcatatgttgcggAGAAGAATCGTGTAGTTGTGGTTTCTGTAGCTTCATTTATGTGGACCATCTTCCTCTCGTACATGCACCATCTGGACCAAGATTCCCTCCCACTGTTTTTGCGATCGAAACCCACTGTCAGTAATCGTCAGAGTCAGGCTGCTGGCGATGCTATGGCTGACATCCGCCCTCATAAGCTCTGGAATG ATTAG
- the LOC123745555 gene encoding PXMP2/4 family protein 4 isoform X1, with amino-acid sequence MAKLLKAIKRVGEHYPIVRGMATYSVLWPTSNLVQQSLDKTRDKYDLMESVRYLVFGTFATAPTVYAWVRLASIIVKGNTLKHAIYKAGLEQIVFAPAAQTQFYLGITLLEGRPWAECVQEWKEKLIPTWKVGVCIWPLVQTINFAYVAEKNRVVVVSVASFMWTIFLSYMHHLDQDSLPLFLRSKPTVSNRQSQAAGDAMADIRPHKLWNGSTNEVL; translated from the exons ATGGCAAAATTATTGAAAGCAATAAAGAGGGTTGGAGAGCATTACCCCATTGTGCGTGGGATGGCAACCTACTCGGTGTTGTGGCCCACCTCCAACCTGGTGCAACAGTCTCTGGACAAAACTCGAGATAAGTATGACTTGATGGAGTCGGTACGTTACCTCGTTTTTGGAACATTTGCCACAGCCCCGACAGTGTATGCTTGGGTGAGACTCGCTAGtataattgtcaaaggaaacacaCTCAAGCATGCAATCTACAAG GCTGGCTTGGAGCAGATTGTGTTTGCGCCAGCAGCTCAGACACAGTTCTACCTGGGCATCACCTTGCTGGAGGGGCGACCATGGGCCGAGTGTGTCCAAGAATGGAAGGAGAAACTCATTCCTACGTGGAAG GTTGGTGTCTGCATTTGGCCATTGGTTCAAACAatcaactttgcatatgttgcggAGAAGAATCGTGTAGTTGTGGTTTCTGTAGCTTCATTTATGTGGACCATCTTCCTCTCGTACATGCACCATCTGGACCAAGATTCCCTCCCACTGTTTTTGCGATCGAAACCCACTGTCAGTAATCGTCAGAGTCAGGCTGCTGGCGATGCTATGGCTGACATCCGCCCTCATAAGCTCTGGAATGGTAGTACCAATGAGGTTTTATGA